One genomic window of Paenibacillus xylanilyticus includes the following:
- a CDS encoding DUF2614 family zinc ribbon-containing protein has translation MIFKSAKINAFRTWGLLLTMLGMGLMVLGTAGIVFWGHAGKVFAAVGLVIGLVAMMASLAIYFWAGMLSTSAVQVDCPECGKMTKMLGKTDRCMFCHTILTLDPNQANTNRPHLKAPSPSISDTDHRISPKG, from the coding sequence ATGATTTTTAAATCAGCTAAAATTAATGCTTTTCGCACTTGGGGATTGTTACTCACCATGCTAGGCATGGGGCTAATGGTACTGGGAACTGCCGGAATTGTGTTTTGGGGACATGCAGGCAAAGTGTTTGCAGCCGTGGGACTCGTCATCGGACTCGTTGCCATGATGGCCAGTCTGGCCATCTACTTCTGGGCTGGAATGTTGTCTACAAGCGCTGTTCAAGTGGATTGCCCTGAATGCGGTAAAATGACCAAAATGCTCGGCAAGACGGATCGTTGTATGTTCTGCCATACCATCCTCACTCTGGATCCTAATCAAGCGAACACAAACCGTCCTCATCTGAAAGCGCCTTCTCCATCTATTTCTGATACGGATCACCGTATTAGTCCAAAAGGCTAG